A window from Rhinoraja longicauda isolate Sanriku21f chromosome 26, sRhiLon1.1, whole genome shotgun sequence encodes these proteins:
- the LOC144606552 gene encoding transmembrane and immunoglobulin domain-containing protein 1-like, which yields MAALSARALKARWLSAGASSRSKQWPLSSGCRWRRGSHPTAPRLALDATMASRDRSIDVAINNSTANQKLRLNISGVVSLRCDVVNGTRDEELVWLRGDRVVNLRPTNRINVSTVCIDPVTANDDDVTFSCHVGSNPSLMRNVLLDVRFVPILSRDGDEGVNVYRGQDATLTCNVKSNPAAVMAWYKDDEPLRLEAGRHQVYRDSKAFTLTIRKVQREDNGTYICRAESTLGSGHLTFHLNVQAKPDVVPFEPIIAGALVILLTVLFGILSRKNKIIECCRADRNGNSGMDAQ from the exons atggccgccctATCCGCGCGTGCGCTCAAAGCGCGCTGGTTGTCCGCCggggcttcttcccgctcaaagcaatggCCGTTGTCGTCGGGCTGCCGCTGGAGGAGGGGTTCGCACCCAACggctccacggctcgctctggacGCCACGATGGCCTCCCGGGACCGGA GCATCGACGTTGCCATCAACAACAGCACTGCGAACCAGAAACTCAGGCTGAACATCTCTGGCGTGGTGTCGTTGAGGTGTGACGTCGTTAACGGCACGCGGGACGAGGAGCTGGTCTGGCTGCggggagatagagtggtgaaccTGAGGCCCACCAACCGCATCAATGTGAGCACCGTGTGTATCGACCCGGTCACGGCCAATGACGATGATGTTACCTTCAGCTGCCACGTCGGCAGCAACCCCTCGCTCATGAGGAACGTGCTTCTGGACGTCAGAT TTGTGCCTATTTTGAGTCGGGATGGTGATGAGGGAGTGAATGTGTACAGGGGGCAGGATGCTACGCTGACCTGTAACGTCAAGTCCAACCCAGCGGCGGTGATGGCCTGGTACAAGGACGATGAGCCGCTGAGACTGGAGGCAGGTAGACACCAGGTGTACCGGGACAGTAAGGCCTTCACCCTGACCATCAGGAAGGTGCAGAGAGAGGACAACGGCACGTACATCTGCAGGGCTGAGTCCACCCTTGGAAGTGGACACCTGACCTTCCATCTCAACGTGCAAG CTAAACCAGATGTGGTGCCATTCGAGCCTATCATTGCTGGAGCGCTGGTGATTCTGTTGACCGTCCTCTTCGGAATCCTCTCACGGAAAAATAAAATCATtgag
- the LOC144606305 gene encoding uncharacterized protein LOC144606305 isoform X1, which translates to MEGVGSVEDQCGSVELRRCGGLNLYQRVYGHTMQHLPVDVHSFCHPVLPPARRQQLLHLLRSIDHLTCQKLQILFSFSVPSAEALTFLADLQRPLISAGAGTGYWEYLLQCQGVDVIAFDANDVYPPEIRYSEVLTSGPEILEQYPDRILLLAWPDVDESSTFSVDCLRRFQGETLVHVGELLGETQSANPWGQSSSREFQLSLAEDFCCVSRIKLPNWPGHLDSLTLWRRKNVQPVVCDKAHFHYVNTQGRVYL; encoded by the exons atggagggggtgggtagCGTTGAGGACCAGTGTGGGAGTGTGGAGCTGAGGAGGTGCGGGGGATTGAACCTGTACCAGCGAGTGTACGGACACACGATGCAGCACCTGCCCGTAGACGTGCACAGCTTCTGCCACCCCGTGCTGCCCCCGGCTCGTAGGCAGCAGCTGCTCCACCTGCTGCGAAGCATCGACCACCTCACCTGCCAGAAACTACAGATACTGTTCTCATTCTCGGTCCCGAGTGCAGAGGCCCTGACCTTCCTGGCAGATCTACAGCGGCCCCTGATCTCAGCCGGCGCT GGCACTGGGTATTGGGAATATCTACTTCAGTGTCAAGGAGTAGATGTTATCGCTTTTGATGCAAATGACGTTTATCCTCCAGAAATACGATATTCTGAGGTTTTG ACCAGTGGGCCTGAGATCCTGGAGCAGTATCCTGACAGAATTCTTCTTCTGGCTTGGCCGGACGTAGACG AGTCATCAACGTTCTCCGTGGACTGCCTGAGGCGTTTCCAGGGCGAGACCCTGGTCCACGTTGGCGAGCTGCTGGGTGAAACGCAGTCTGCCAACCCCTGGGGGCAGTCATCGTCTCGAGAGTTCCAGCTGAGCCTGGCGGAGGATTTCTGCTGCGTCAGCAGAATCAAACTCCCAAACTGGCCGGGCCACCTGGACTCACTGACCCTGTGGAGAAGGAAAAACGTCCAACCCGTGGTGTGTGACAAAGCTCACTTTCATTATGTGAACACTCAGGGCAGAGTGTATTTATAA
- the LOC144606305 gene encoding uncharacterized protein LOC144606305 isoform X2 encodes MEGVGSVEDQCGSVELRRCGGLNLYQRVYGHTMQHLPVDVHSFCHPVLPPARRQQLLHLLRSIDHLTCQKLQILFSFSVPSAEALTFLADLQRPLISAGATSGPEILEQYPDRILLLAWPDVDESSTFSVDCLRRFQGETLVHVGELLGETQSANPWGQSSSREFQLSLAEDFCCVSRIKLPNWPGHLDSLTLWRRKNVQPVVCDKAHFHYVNTQGRVYL; translated from the exons atggagggggtgggtagCGTTGAGGACCAGTGTGGGAGTGTGGAGCTGAGGAGGTGCGGGGGATTGAACCTGTACCAGCGAGTGTACGGACACACGATGCAGCACCTGCCCGTAGACGTGCACAGCTTCTGCCACCCCGTGCTGCCCCCGGCTCGTAGGCAGCAGCTGCTCCACCTGCTGCGAAGCATCGACCACCTCACCTGCCAGAAACTACAGATACTGTTCTCATTCTCGGTCCCGAGTGCAGAGGCCCTGACCTTCCTGGCAGATCTACAGCGGCCCCTGATCTCAGCCGGCGCT ACCAGTGGGCCTGAGATCCTGGAGCAGTATCCTGACAGAATTCTTCTTCTGGCTTGGCCGGACGTAGACG AGTCATCAACGTTCTCCGTGGACTGCCTGAGGCGTTTCCAGGGCGAGACCCTGGTCCACGTTGGCGAGCTGCTGGGTGAAACGCAGTCTGCCAACCCCTGGGGGCAGTCATCGTCTCGAGAGTTCCAGCTGAGCCTGGCGGAGGATTTCTGCTGCGTCAGCAGAATCAAACTCCCAAACTGGCCGGGCCACCTGGACTCACTGACCCTGTGGAGAAGGAAAAACGTCCAACCCGTGGTGTGTGACAAAGCTCACTTTCATTATGTGAACACTCAGGGCAGAGTGTATTTATAA